In the Euphorbia lathyris chromosome 5, ddEupLath1.1, whole genome shotgun sequence genome, one interval contains:
- the LOC136230792 gene encoding shikimate kinase 1, chloroplastic-like, protein MQKGISVWLDVPLEALAQRIAAVGTDSRPLLHQESGDAYSKAFSRLSTLLEEREGCYENADARVSLEKIAAKQGYRDVSSITPTTIAIEAMEQIEKFLKEEGDMPIP, encoded by the exons ATGCAAAAGGGAATTAGTGTGTGGTTGGATGTGCCTTTGGAAGCATTGGCACAGAGGATTGCAGCTGTAGGAACCGACTCCCGACCCCTTCTACATCAAGAATCAGGCGATGCCTACTCAAAG GCTTTCAGTCGGTTGTCGACACTTCTTGAAGAGAGGGAAGGATGTTATGAAAATGCAGATGCCAGGGTTTCTCTGGAAA AAATTGCAGCAAAACAAGGATACAGAGATGTATCTAGCATCACACCAACTACAATTGCAATTGAG GCGATGGAACAAATTGAGAAATTCCTAAAGGAGGAGGGAGACATGCCAATACCTTAA